A genomic segment from Chrysemys picta bellii isolate R12L10 chromosome 11, ASM1138683v2, whole genome shotgun sequence encodes:
- the LYPD6 gene encoding ly6/PLAUR domain-containing protein 6: MESWPTLAWVLLLSLIADCLKAVQPRDFTVKDIIYLHPSTTPYPGGFKCFTCEKAADNYECNRWAPDIYCPKGTRYCYTQHTLEASGESISVTKRCVTLEDCLSTGCIDSKHEGHKICTSCCEGNICNLPLPRNATDAIFATTSPINQTKRLSQHISIITSCLLLVFTS; this comes from the exons ATGGAATCCTGGCCTACCCTGGCCTGGGTTCTGCTACTTAGCCTGATCGCTGACTGTCTGAAAGCAGTTCAACCTCGAGACTTTACAGTGAAAGATATTATCTACCTTCATCCTTCAA CCACACCATATCCTGGTGGATTTAAATGTTTCACCTGTGAAAAGGCAGCAGACAATTATGAATGCAACCGATGGGCTCCAGATATCTATTGTCCAAAAG GGACAAGATACTGTTACACTCAACACACATTGGAAGCCAGTGGAGAAAGTATATCTGTCACTAAGCGCTGTGTGACACTGGAGGACTGTTTGTCTACTGGATGCATAGATTCAAAACACGAAGGCCACAAG ATCTGCACTTCCTGCTGTGAAGGAAATATCTGCAACTTGCCATTACCCAGAAACGCAACTGATGCAATATTTGCAACGACATCCCCTATAAATCAGACAAAAAGACTTTCCCAACATATATCAATAATAACATCATGTCTCCTGTTGGTATTTACTTCATAG